A window of the Desulfobacula toluolica Tol2 genome harbors these coding sequences:
- a CDS encoding MBL fold metallo-hydrolase RNA specificity domain-containing protein — protein sequence MDVTFYGAAGEVTGSMHLLDTGTDRILFDCGMFQGRRKESKEKNKIFSIDRTKITNMILSHAHIDHSGRIPVLTSKDFAGRIVTTRPTADALDYMLMDSGHIQESDAQYLNYKSIRSFLYQLENNNIKQKVSNKEKNNIKKMLKKNAYELNNEAINDLQKQHGLDIITPLYTMEQARQSLSFIDGYPFNYPVTIGADTTVKFYVAGHILGSAFSVVTVKNNGKTTRILYTGDVGRFGKPILKDPTLVFDEEDRDIDLFITESTYGDRLHQPVEDLGKRLKKVLNDTFERGGSVIIPSFAFGRTQELIYILHELYDKGEVPRHPVYVDSPLASNITKVFGEHPESYDKETHKTFLEKGKNPFLFDKIRFVQTVEESMRLTQDTSSHVVISASGMCEAGRILHHLRYKIHNPKNTILLVGYMAENTLGRRIQELGFDNIQSGENTEPPELKILGKSYPLLAKVEKIGGFSAHGDKNELEKIITQSNLRIKKIGIVHGEESQSAAFAKHLEQKGYDTFIPKPGDKISF from the coding sequence ATGGATGTGACATTCTATGGCGCGGCAGGTGAGGTAACAGGATCAATGCACCTTCTGGATACGGGTACGGACCGGATACTGTTTGATTGTGGTATGTTCCAGGGAAGACGAAAAGAAAGCAAAGAAAAAAATAAAATATTTTCCATTGATAGAACCAAGATTACCAACATGATTCTATCCCATGCACATATTGATCACTCGGGACGCATCCCGGTTCTGACCAGTAAGGATTTTGCGGGCCGGATAGTGACCACCCGGCCCACGGCAGATGCATTGGATTATATGCTGATGGACAGCGGTCATATACAGGAATCGGATGCTCAGTATCTGAATTACAAGTCTATCAGATCTTTTTTATATCAACTGGAAAATAACAATATAAAACAAAAGGTGTCCAACAAAGAAAAAAACAACATCAAAAAAATGTTGAAAAAAAATGCATATGAACTCAACAATGAAGCTATTAATGATCTTCAAAAACAGCATGGACTGGATATTATTACCCCTCTTTATACCATGGAGCAGGCAAGGCAGTCTCTTAGCTTTATTGATGGGTATCCTTTTAATTATCCGGTGACCATTGGTGCAGATACCACGGTAAAGTTCTATGTGGCCGGTCATATCCTGGGGTCTGCTTTTTCAGTTGTAACCGTCAAAAACAATGGTAAGACCACCCGGATTCTGTATACAGGGGACGTGGGCCGGTTTGGAAAACCGATATTAAAAGACCCTACATTGGTGTTTGATGAAGAAGACCGCGACATTGATCTGTTCATTACGGAAAGTACCTATGGAGACAGGCTGCATCAACCGGTGGAAGATCTGGGAAAAAGGCTTAAAAAAGTCCTGAACGACACCTTTGAAAGAGGCGGTTCTGTGATTATTCCTTCTTTTGCCTTCGGCAGAACCCAGGAATTGATTTATATTCTTCATGAACTTTACGACAAAGGAGAGGTTCCAAGACATCCTGTATATGTTGACAGTCCACTTGCATCCAATATTACAAAGGTATTTGGTGAACACCCGGAAAGCTATGATAAGGAAACCCATAAAACCTTTCTTGAAAAAGGGAAAAATCCGTTCCTTTTTGATAAAATCCGGTTTGTTCAGACCGTTGAAGAGTCCATGCGCCTGACACAGGATACCTCCTCCCATGTTGTTATTTCTGCTTCGGGCATGTGTGAAGCCGGCAGAATATTGCACCATCTTCGGTATAAGATTCATAATCCTAAAAATACAATTCTGCTTGTGGGATACATGGCTGAGAATACTCTGGGCAGACGGATTCAGGAACTGGGTTTTGACAATATTCAGTCAGGGGAAAACACTGAACCCCCTGAATTAAAGATACTGGGTAAAAGCTATCCGCTGCTGGCAAAGGTTGAAAAAATAGGCGGATTCAGTGCCCATGGAGATAAGAACGAACTTGAAAAAATCATCACCCAGTCAAATCTTAGAATAAAAAAAATCGGAATCGTTCACGGGGAAGAATCTCAAAGTGCTGCATTTGCAAAGCACCTTGAACAAAAAGGATATGATACGTTTATTCCCAAACCCGGCGACAAGATATCCTTTTAA
- a CDS encoding DUF4197 domain-containing protein, which translates to MRYLSNKFIWIMQAAVIVTLMVCVQSFAGNSWLDKGSELLKSFGGSDKISALTVEEIGSGLKEALKVGSQNVVSQLGATDGFNNDANIHIPLPASLDKVKFMLGKVGMSSLFEDLELKLNRAAEVATPRAKQLFVDAISMMTLQDVNEIYNGPDDAATQYFKGKMSPQLADEMKPVIDTSLSEVGAVKAYDNMMKEYKSLPFVPDIKANLTDHVVEKGMDGIFYYMAKEEAAIRQNPAKRTTELLKKVFNK; encoded by the coding sequence ATGAGATATCTGAGCAATAAATTTATATGGATTATGCAGGCGGCTGTCATTGTTACTCTGATGGTTTGTGTGCAGTCCTTTGCCGGTAATTCCTGGCTGGATAAAGGCAGTGAACTGTTAAAGTCATTTGGGGGGAGCGATAAAATAAGTGCGCTGACGGTTGAAGAGATCGGTTCAGGCCTCAAAGAAGCTCTTAAGGTTGGTTCTCAAAATGTTGTGAGTCAATTGGGTGCAACAGACGGATTTAACAATGATGCAAACATTCACATTCCTTTGCCTGCAAGCCTTGATAAGGTGAAATTCATGCTGGGCAAGGTCGGCATGTCCTCTTTGTTTGAGGATCTTGAATTAAAGTTGAACCGGGCGGCAGAGGTTGCAACGCCAAGGGCGAAACAATTGTTCGTGGATGCCATTTCCATGATGACCCTTCAGGATGTGAACGAGATTTACAATGGCCCTGACGATGCCGCCACCCAGTATTTTAAGGGAAAAATGTCTCCGCAGCTGGCCGATGAAATGAAGCCCGTGATTGATACCAGCCTGTCTGAAGTGGGAGCGGTAAAGGCTTATGACAATATGATGAAAGAATACAAATCCCTTCCGTTTGTACCGGATATAAAAGCCAACCTGACCGATCATGTGGTTGAAAAGGGAATGGACGGCATATTTTATTATATGGCAAAAGAAGAGGCAGCCATACGGCAAAATCCGGCAAAGCGGACAACTGAACTTTTGAAAAAAGTTTTTAACAAATAA